CGTCCACGGTGGCAAGATCACCGGCTACGCCAACAACGTCTCGGTGAACGGCTACGCCGACCTCGCCGTGATCGGCGTGGAGAAGTGACTCTCCGCTAACCACACATGACAGTCGGGGGCCGCCCCCAAGGCGGCCCCCGACTGCCCGTGCCCACCGGCCGTCCTTCCTCCCACACTGAGGTCCCCTGTGCTCGCGTACGTCATCCGCCGGCTCTTCGCCGGCGTGATCATGCTCATCGTGATGAGCATCGTCACCTTCGCTCTGTTCTTCGCCTCACCGATCGACCAGGCGTCCTTCATCTGCGGCAAGAACTGTTCCGCTGCCCAGAAGAAGCAGACCGCTGCGGCCATGGGCTACGACGACTCGTTCGCCAACCAGTGGGTGGACTTCGCCGCCGGCGTCTTCAAGGGCCGCGACTACCCCGACGACCCCAAGCTCCGCGAGACCGCGCCCGAGACCATCGTGCACTGTGACGCCCCCTGCCTGGGCTACTCCCGCGAGCGGGGCGACACCGTCACCAACCTGATCAAGGACACCTTCCCGGTCTCGTTCTCCCTCGCGGTGGCCGCGTTCATCCTGTGGATGGTCGGGGGAGTCCTGCTCGGGGTCACGGCTGCCCTGAAGAAGGGCACCGTCATCGACCGTGGCCTGGTCGGGCTGTCGCTGGTCGCGTACGCCTTCCCGACCTTCTTCGTCGGCCTCGTGCTCTACAAGTTCGTCGCGATCAAGTGGGGGCTCACCGAGATCCCGCGCTACACATCGATCGCCGAGGGTGGCGTCGGCGGCTGGCTCTCCAGCCTGACGCTGCCTGCGATCACCCTCGCCCTGTTCTTCATGGCGGCCTACGTCCGCATGACCCGGTCGTACGTGATCGAGTCGTTCCAGGAGGACTACGTGCGCACCGCCCGCTCCAAGGGACTGCCCGAGCGCACGGTCACCTACAAGCATGCGCTGCGCGCTGCGCTCACCCCGATCGTCACCATGGCGGGCCTCGACTTCGCCGGCCTGATGGGTGGCGCGATCATCACCGAGTCGGTCTTCAACTACCCGGGCATGGGCAAGCTGGCGGTTCGCGCCAGCCAGGACTTCGACCTCCCGACCACCGTCGGCCTGGTCGTCCTGCTGGCGGCCTTCGTCATCCTGGCCAACATCATCGTGGACCTGTTGTACGCCGTCATCGACCCGCGCGTGCGGCTGGGCTGAGAGGAAATCCCGGAATGTCCACCACGTCCCCGTCCCCGCTCCCCACGACGGAGGCGGCCTCGGAGCCGCTGCTCTCCGTCCGTGAGCTCCAGGTCCACTTCCCGACCCAGGACGGCCTGGTCAAGGCCGTCAACGGCCTGACCTTCGACCTCGAGCGCGGCAAGACGCTCGGCATCGTCGGCGAGTCGGGATCCGGCAAGTCCGTGTCCAGCATGGCGATCATGGGGCTGCACCGTGGCACCAACGCCAAGCTCAGCGGCGAGATCGTCCTGGACGGCGTCAACCTCCTCGACATCAGCGCCGAGGAGATGCGCAAGAAGCGCGGCCGCGAGGTCTCGATGATCTTCCAGGACCCGTTGTCCGCGATGCACCCCTACTACACCGTCGGCAACCAGATCGCCGAGGCGTACAAGGTGCACCACAACGTGTCGAAG
This genomic interval from Nocardioides kongjuensis contains the following:
- a CDS encoding ABC transporter permease subunit codes for the protein MLAYVIRRLFAGVIMLIVMSIVTFALFFASPIDQASFICGKNCSAAQKKQTAAAMGYDDSFANQWVDFAAGVFKGRDYPDDPKLRETAPETIVHCDAPCLGYSRERGDTVTNLIKDTFPVSFSLAVAAFILWMVGGVLLGVTAALKKGTVIDRGLVGLSLVAYAFPTFFVGLVLYKFVAIKWGLTEIPRYTSIAEGGVGGWLSSLTLPAITLALFFMAAYVRMTRSYVIESFQEDYVRTARSKGLPERTVTYKHALRAALTPIVTMAGLDFAGLMGGAIITESVFNYPGMGKLAVRASQDFDLPTTVGLVVLLAAFVILANIIVDLLYAVIDPRVRLG